The following proteins are co-located in the Sphaeramia orbicularis chromosome 24, fSphaOr1.1, whole genome shotgun sequence genome:
- the LOC115415601 gene encoding trace amine-associated receptor 1-like, protein MEVEFLVNRTDAAFNLCTASLNAYDVTKAVTSYILCIFVAALVVLTMCGNLLVIMSIIYFKQLHTPTNYLVLSLAVSDLLVGAVVLPFSTILFLNPCFPLQDILCKIRGGFDVMLCTSSMLNLCFISVDRYYAVCQPLKYKTKINVHVIIIMILVTWTVSLVNAISITLRAQSQKTCPLFQNSNSTIIGAFLAFYIPVIIMFYIYMKIFLVALKQARSIQNTKSGATASKMERKATKSLVIVMGVFLISWTPFILCITISPLNYSLVPKAVIETFKWFGWSNSMFNPLIYAFFYSWYRSAFRMILTGKIFQGDFANAKLT, encoded by the coding sequence ATGGAAGTTGAATTCTTGGTTAACAGGACAGATGCTGCTTTTAACCTTTGTACTGCATCACTGAATGCATATGATGTAACAAAAGCTGTTACTTcatatatattatgtatttttgttgCAGCTTTAGTGGTTCTTACAATGTGTGGAAACCTGCTTGTAATTATGTCCATCATTTACTTCAAACAGCTCCACACTCCAACAAACTATCTGGTCCTCTCTCTGGCTGTGTCTGATCTGCTTGTTGGAGCTGTTGTTTTGCCTTTTAGCACAATCCTGTTTCTTAACCCATGTTTTCCTCTGCAAGATATACTTTGCAAGATACGTGGCGGCTTTGACGTCATGCTGTGCACATCTTCAATGCTGAACTTGTGCTTTATTTCTGTTGACAGATATTATGCGGTGTGTCAGCCTCTGAAGTACAAAACCAAGATAAATGTTCATGTCATTATTATCATGATCTTAGTCACCTGGACGGTTTCTCTTGTTAATGCAATAAGTATAACTCTTCGTGCACAATCTCAAAAAACATGTCCTTTGTTCCAAAACTCAAATTCCACAATTATAGGAGCCTTTTTAGCATTTTACATTCCAGTTATCATCATGTTTTACATTTACATGAAGATTTTCCTTGTTGCTCTGAAACAGGCACGAAGCATCCAGAACACAAAGTCTGGAGCAACTGCCAGTAAGATGGAGAGAAAAGCCACCAAATCTCTGGTTATAGTAATGGGAGTGTTTCTTATTTCTTGGACTCCTTTTATTCTGTGTATTACCATTTCACCTTTAAATTATTCTTTAGTTCCAAAAGCTGTGATAGAAACATTTAAATGGTTTGGGTGGTCAAACTCAATGTTCAATCCATTAATTTATGCTTTCTTTTACAGCtggtacagatctgcttttagaATGATTCTTACTGGGAAAATATTTCAAGGTGATTTTGCAAATGCAAAACTCACTTGA